TCGAATTTAAATAATGTGGAAAAGACCGAAAAGGAAAAGATGACTTGGTCGTCGTGACAAGAATAATTACTGTGTATCTTATTCTCTAAGTATAATAATTGATTACTGTGGTTGGTGTGGCGAAGCGATCCATCGGCCATCGCTTTAGGCAAATAAATTTGATTCAAAATAATTCTTGAAAACGAAAAAGACCTTAATTGTTTTTATATTTACAACTTTTTTAATAGTCTTATCAGTTTTCAAATAATGTTTTAGGAGATAAAATATAATCTAGTAAAATAAGAAtatgaattaatattttaaaattttcttaataaaCGTGCAAAAAATCTTCAAACAATTCTTTGTCCCTTACTGTTTATATCTATTTGatgataaaataaatagaaaagtaAAACTCAAGGAAATTGtgctctttgtttttttttatctGCAATAATTTAGAGGATGTGAAATAAAGAGAAGGGAGTAGGTATTAGGTACGTCCAAGCCAAAATACGGCGGACAAGGGGCTGTTCCTAGCAGTAAAATTGAAAACGTAAATCATAAATGGTTGTCCAGTTTTGTGTCTCAGATAAATTTGAAAGTTAGTGATCTCTTTAATTCGGGTGTTAAAAAAATCGCGTATATATACTTTTTATTTGTAAACATAGTTTCAACGTGGTAAACACTTCCTTACATTGATATACAAaatccctttttcctttttttttttttacaggaAAAGTATAtagggaaaaaaaagaagaaaatgaccTTGTCTTTTACCTACCTTTTATAAAAAGATGTAAATAGTGACAGATAAAATACTGAACATGAGCCAGTCTTTACTCTGTTTGACTATACACCTCACGTGAATTCACATAAGATACTGCAAAAATAAGGAATATTGATTATTGCGGTTGGTGTGGCGAGCGACCCATCGATTGGCCATCGCTTTAGGCaaatatatttaattaaaataattcttGAAAACGAACAAGGCCTTAATTGTTTTTATATTTACaactttttaaaaagttttatCAGTTTTCAGATAATGTTTGAGGAAATAAAGTATAATCTTGTAAATAAGAATATGAATTTAATATTAAACAAAACGTTTCTTAATAAACGTGCAAAAATCTTTTAACGATTCTTTGTCTCTAACTTTGTATCTATTTGATgataaaataaaatggaaaagcaAAACTCAAGGAAATTGTgctaattgtatttttttttaatctgcAATAACTGAGAGGTGTGAAATAAAGAGAATGGAGTAGATATTAGGTACGTCCAAGCCAAAATATGGTGGACAGGGGGGCTGTTCCTAGCAGTAAAATTGAAAACGTAAATCAAAAATGGTTGTCCagttttatgtcttagataaatttGAAAGTTAGCGATCTCTTACTTAGGGTGTTAAAAAAATTGTGTATATATACTTTTTATTTGTAAACATGGTTTCAACGTGGTAAATGTATGGCCAAAAATTAACTTAGTTATGAATTATATCATATCAGTATGAAGAGGGCCTTCGAGAGCTTCCACGCGTGTCCTCGGTATGACTTCAGCAAGAAGCGAATTCAAGGTCGAAGTGATCTAACGAGAGGCGAAGGATTTGGTCGAGGAATCACCAGCATGTGCCTTAGGCCCCCAATTTTGAGGGACCCTATTTTTtagaaataatatatattttttaggtatttaaaaaaataatatgtatTACTACTTTTGTGTTTTttatataaatgaaaaaaaaaccttttagagtaaataaaataaaattttgacttACTTAAAAATGATAGATGAATAATTTTCAATTTGAGTTGATTTAATAATTCCATTTTTTACTCATTCTTTTCCAATGTTTCAATTTTACTCTTCATATTCCAGAACCTACATATCTTCTTCCTTTCTCTTTATTCTTGCTCACCTTCTTGAATTTTTTCtccaatatttttttctttctccaaaattttatttttcaccttctttctcaaaaaatttattaattcaagtgtttaataatatttttaagattTCAATAGTTCTATACTTCTATTACTTTATAAGAAATATAGTATAGTTTTCAAGATTTACAACAAAAAATTTGAAGTAGACAAGCAACAACTAGATATTTTGGACTCAAAGTCTTCATTCTTCAAACTTCTTGAATCAGTAATCGGGTAATATCTTTCTAGTATTGTTTTTATTTAGTATTTGGTATTTCATTAATTTTACTCCATacatatcatttaagttttttcttttttaaaatttatacttAAGCCTCACATTTGACTTTGGACTTAGGCCTCAAATGCCCTTGAGCCGCCCCTAATCATCACATGCCGAGGACGAGGACGAGCACTCCTCTTAAAAAGGAATAATAACGGCTAGTTTTAGATAAGACTGGATCTGTAATATTAGGGGTTTTAGACATATGTTCCCTTATAAATAAAAAGAGACATAGTTATGGTGGACGAGATATTCACTTGTAAGATAATAAATTGATTTTCTCTGTAGAATCTTGCTTTATTGcacacatacaaaatatatctTTTTCTTAAGATTCTTGACTAACTTTTCCACATGATCCAAAAACATTATGAATATTCAAAGGCTCATCAATCATTCATCAGTGTCTGAAGGAATATCTACGGATATCACTCTTTTTGGGTGACTCACATGTTCTTAtctacttaaatgtcatttattactatttattgttatttaatgtCATCCCCTTCCTTTTTGGATCATTGAATATTGTTAGTGTTATCAACATTTATTGGTACTTAGATAATATATGTATTATCTTACTACAAAATTAGTTAATATATTTTTTGAACATTAATATTgctaagattgactctattttagtAAATCTAATTGTCTAAACCCATATCTAAATTTTAGGTCAAATAGTAAACACTTACTTGCATTGATGCTTACATTAAATCAATGAATACAAGATATTTATCTTTTATAAATACTCCGTCCGTTTTACTTTATTAGTCAAAATTTAAGTTGACACAATTAATTAGCTCTCTCTCCGATCCTAAAGGCTATATATAGCAACTTTCTATTTCTAATCAAATGCAGCTTAGCGAGAGTGGGGAGACGGTGATTATCATAGCGAATCCAGATCCCTTTTTCATGATCTTTTTACAGGAAAAGTAAagaggacaaagaaaaagaaaaggacttCGTCTTTTACATACCTTGTATAAAACGATGTAAATAGTGACAGATAAAATACGGAAAATGAGCCAGTCTTTACTCTGTTTGACTATAGGCCTCACGTGAATTCACATAAAATACTACAAAAATTTGTACTTGAAAGTCAATAATTTAATACACTTTTTACCTTTATTTGGATAGCACAACCACCAAGTCAtgtattttttttggaaattatAATAACCTGTAATTTTAAGTACTCTTTGTTAGCTTTTAAGTATGTAAATGTTactctttaaaaaaataataaagatgaTGCCTCATTTCATATTAAAATTTGGATGTTTTGACTCTAGCTCATATAATGATCTTCTCATTTAGGGGTTGTTCGATTGGTGGTTTAAAATTTCGCAAGATAATACAGTTTGATTGGTCTcataacaaaagaaataaaataattatcgCATAACTAATGTAACATTTAGCAGATGGTATTAAATAACACTTATATTAAGTTATGTAAGCatctatttattattttgtacgagataaaatataaattaaaaatacgTATATTAGTATTGTGAGATTAAACAtaagtaattaaaaaaaatatattattttttattattaattatcgCATAAAAATCTCTTTATATTAATcacatataaataatttttatattataatccTCACATAACTAATATGTATATCAAATCGACcccttattatttttttgaaatgccGGTCACAATAAATATACTAGAAAACCAAAAACGAAAAGAGTAAAAAATATGGATAAATAGCACGCGGAAGAAATGCTAGAAATGTAATTCACTAACTTGTCATGAGATGAAAGGTCAGTTCAAACTTTATATAAAGGGCCAATCACACAACCATGTTAGTACCTCCTACTTACTAATTAGAGTAACAAACATACCAAAAACATGAGGgcatttttcttcttcctccttatttCCATGGCAGCGGTAGCTGCCAAAGCGTCTATTCCCAACCAAATCCACCCTCTGCGGCCGACGGCTGGTTCCGCCGGCCGCCACGTTCCTCAAATCAACTGCCTGAGCTGGCGTCTGGCAGTTGAAACCAACAACATCCAAAACTGGAAATTAGTGCCCCTTCAATGCGAAAGCTACGTGGGGCACTACATGCTTGGCAAGCAGTACCGCGACGACTGCAACGCTGTGGTCGTCGCGGCTATTCAGTATGCCAAAACCCTCAAAATTGCCAAAGACGGCAAGGATGTTTGGGTCTTTGATATTGATGAAACCACTCtctctaaccttccttattatgcTCGTTCTGATGTCGCCTTTGGGTAAGTTTTAGTAAATACAACTTTTGTTTAGATATAGTGTAAAATTTCAACAAATACTATGTTCTGAACCCATAATTACAAATGCGCAATAGGTTCAGTGATGTAAACACATGGATCGTCTCTATTGAAGTAGCCATGTAAAACTCAAGTTCTTGACTAATAAAGTGTACTTTTAATTGTTATCAGGGCAACAAAATTCAACGGGACGAAGTTTGACGAGTGGACGAGAGAAGGAAAAGCACCAGCAGTTCCAGGCGCTCTGTTTCTGTACAGAACGTTGTTGGCTATGGGTATTAAACCAGTCTTTATCACGGGAACTAAGGAAGAATTCAGACAAGTCAGGATTGCTAACCTAAAGAAAGTTGGTTACCATTCTTGGGTGAAGCTCATCTTGAAGTAAGAATATTAATTGACTGTCTAAAACTGAGCATTTTAGGCATATTGTAATTGATATGACATGAGTATTTGGGTGCAGGGGAGTAAATGATACAGGATCCTCAGTAATGTACAAGTCCGGGAAAAGGGCAGAGTTGGTGAAAGCTGGATACAGAATTGTTGGCAACATAGGAGACCAGTGGAGTGATTTGCTTGGTGATTTTGTTGGTGACCGCACTTTCAAATTGCCGGATCCAATGTACTACATTGGTTGAAAAACTAATTACCCACTTCGACATTATTAGGGTCTATGTTTCAGAATGTCATGATTGATACTAATAATGTCAAGTAATTTAGCTTTCCTGATTTTAATTAGGATATGTATTTGGTTTTTTGACTCTTCAAATGTTCTACACCCCAATCCCctttttttgtgttttctttGTGTAAtctcatttgggtgaagaaatgACAAGTGCAGTTAATTCATAACAATTGTGCCAATAAATCGAGTAAATTTATAGGTGATAATTCAATTGTGCTTTAAGAGTCACTTTTTTTTATTACGTAAAAGTCATTTAACTTTGTGTTAATAttcaaagtaatttttttttcttttgttaataaatattattttactaTGCTGTAATTATCATAATAATCACTTTGGtcagattttataaatttttcatcCGAAAAGTCTATTATTCCCTTGACATTATAAATCTTCTCATTTATGTAATAACATCTATATTATATgctatataatatacttttacccaggtattttacttataattaaaataatttaatactattttatttattatttttataatatattcgtacatttaattttttttaatattaattttcaagatatataagTAGCATTATTATATTTGTAACTAACATTACCATGAACAAATCTCAAGTTCACGTTTATgcaaataaattaaaatagacTATTCCAATTGAGGCCTCCCTTTCGTCTTTCATTTGTTACTTTTACGTGATAAAATAAAATAGGGTTAGCTAGCATTTTCCTCCTAGTGTACAGTACACGTTAAAGGCCCACGTCTGGATTTTTCTCATAGAAAGAGATGCGTAAAAGGCCTATTAGATGAGCCCCGAGATTGATATTCTCGATATTGAGATTGTTATACAAATAGCCGGCCTAattcaatatttatattttatagccGATATAGATAGAATATATAtggttatacatatattatatatgaattatataaatattatacatCTAccggttatttttagtttaacaGATTAGGTAGACGTCTATTTGAGTTAAAAATCGACTAAACCTATCGTACCGAGCCAATTATTAggtttattttaatataaatttataactgtaccgaataaatttatatacgaaaaatatattttatgtaTTAAGTTTAAAATTAACAAAGCATTAAGTTTTTTTTCCTTGGGTTTTGGGATTAATATCCGAAATTCCAACTTTCAAACCTATTTTACTACTCATCGAAACTAAATTAGTTCTAACATCTTGAGTAGCAAGCCACTAGGTATTCCAACGATCTTCAGTGATAAGCCACAAGGTATTGGATATCTTTCCGCTCGTATGATTTAGATTTCTCTTGTTGGATAATAATCTTTTAATAAACTCTATTTTTGAGTTCCAACTTGATTAGTATCTTTCCACTCGTATAATTTATATTTCTCTTATCTTTACTTAATTTATTTTACGCTACCATAGAATACTCGAATGAATCTCTATTCTAGACATCTTTCATGTTCCTTTGATTAtcacttttaaaattataaaaatatcgAGAGAGTTTTGCCAAAGTCCTATGCAAGTACAAATTATCGCATTCTAACTTGGACTAGCGACTCTTGCATGATATTTTAAAAAAGATACCGAAAAATTAACCGAatcgtaccgataccgaagagagaCCGAGATAATTGGGACGATTTCGAAAAGTTTAAtttagttatacaaaataaaataatcaaaaatttGGTATagtataaattttatcaaataacaGGTCGAACCAAACCATTGACCCTATTGCATACCAATGCTTTCCAAGACTTATCCTTTTACAATGGCTAGAATGCTTGTTAAATTAATATAATCTAGACCTTTATAAGTTACATTGTACAAGTGTCACTCATCTTATATTTATCATacaatttttgccaaaattttCTTCTTGAAGAAATATCACGATGTCTAGTATAGTATATATGTTAGTGTCAAGTTATTTGATCAATCATAACAAGATGTGGTCATTTAGTTTTTCATCTCGTACCTTAATTTGTCAGgacatgtgtaacgacccgacttgtcattttaagaatttacgccccattCAGTAATTataggtctcgagcagcttcgtaatatatattatgacccgcgagtgtggtcgaatttgatttttggaagattcgaaattaaatttaaagaacaattctcatttttgaagtttaaatggaaagagttgaccggagagttgacttttgagcaaacgctcccggaatagaatttcgatggtgtcaatagcttcgtatgatgatttcggacttaggcgtatgctcagatttggatttggaagtccgtaggacaattcaacgcattttggcgaaagttgaaaaatagaagattttgcaaagttcgaccgaaggttgaatttttgataacgaggtcagatttcgattccggaaagtTGAACAGCTCCATTACATCATTTATGACtcgcatgcaaaatttgaagtcattccggattgatttgatacgtttcagcgcaaaatatagaagttggaagatttaaaaactcATAATCCGATTCGATGCGAGATTCGTAATTTAggcattgtttgacgtggtttaaagtctcgactaagttcgtattgtatttttaTATAGTTGGTTAAAgacctgagggcctcgggtgaatttcggatggttaacggattaatTTTTGGACTTGAAGGAACAACTGGAAATTTGCTACTGgtgttttcgcttctgcggaaagctcgtcgcagaagcgacctcgcAGAAGTGAGGTTGAGCTCGCAGAAGTGACGTTGGGCAGCCtgggcagaggtcgcaggtgtAATGCatgttccgcacctgcgggaccgtaGACGCGGAGGTTGGATCGCAAAAGCGACGAGCTTCGCAGGTGCGCGTTTGGCCATCGCTTCTGCGATTGCGCAGATGCGGCACtctgtccgcaggtgcgaccttTGGCTGGATAGTGCACCTTCGCAGAAGAGGAATTTTTCTCGCCAAAGCGAGCCCACAAATGTGACCAAtatatccgcagaagcggaaatggataGAAACATAAGGCACCAAAAATCAGTAACTctttcatttcgttttggaatgTTGGGaactcggttcttgggcgattttgaggatttcttcacgatttcaactcaagtaagtATCCTATATCCGAAAGtttttatatttcataaatctatggttatattcatcatttaattcggatttaaatggaggaaatcaagatttttgcaaaatctttcaaaaaacgaaaattttagatttggaggtcgagttgttatcagaaattgataaaattagtatggttgaactcgtatcggaatgagttttCGAATTTCGTAAATATTATATCGGGTTCTGAGAGGCGGGCCCTGTGTTGACTTTTATAATGACTCGACCGATCGCTTTaagagttagagccccgaacaCCTAGTAAATGCTTTTCCCATATccatttctgctattgtgacttgcgggtatgattgattttgagtttcggagtattttgggacacttagtttctaaatgagagtttaagttttagaatttggaccgtagtcaaaaGTGTGTGAAGAcagatccggaatggaattccgtctactctgttagctctgttgagtgattttgagcttaggagtgcgtccggaatgtgttttggaggtctgtagtagatttaggcttgaattgacgaaagttagtttttcggcgatttcagCCGATATGGAAATTTTAATATCGagctcggaatagaattctgaaaGTGggtgtaggttcgtagtgtcatttgtaacttgtgtgtaaaatttgaggtcattcggactagatttgatgtggttcggcgtcgtttgtagaatttggaaaattctaaattcttaggcttgaatccatgcttAATCataattttggtgttgttcgatgtggtttgaaggctcgactaagttcgtatggtattttagtattggttggcatgtttggttgaggtctcgggagcCTCAGGTGTTttttggatgcttaacggaatgaaattggacttaggaaaatccgGTGCCTTTGTTGGTTCTggtatttcgcacctgcggaagagaGGCAGCAGGTGTGAGAGCCGCAAATGCGTGAGCCGCATGTGCGTAGGGAGTGTGTAGATGCGTAACTGGTGGGGCTGGTGATGGAGCGCAGGTGCGCAAGTTTGACCGCACCcgcgagctcgcaggtgcagaaatggGTTGTCAAgctgggctcgcaggtgcggctggttgtctgtagaagcggaaccgcagatgAGGCCCAGGGGTTGCAGGTGCGGACCCAACCCAAGTAAGTagacttcgcacctgcgatgggtttGTCCGTAGGTgcatgaccgcaggtgcggaaatcgctgggttgaagaggcagattcgagggttcattcctcatttttcacaaattcgaattttagctcgggagaaggcgattttgcaagggTTTTGAAGAGAaaatcagtgggtaacaattcttaactCTAATTCGtgtatatttcattaatctatagcaATTTTCCTCATTTAATCAAGGGATTTAAGTGAAAGAGTGGGAATTTGGGGAAAAAGTTCCCCAAttgaatttttggattttgatcgaGTTCTAggtgtcggaattggataaattttggacgagtgaactcgtgagtgaatgggtgttcatactttgtgatttttacccgattccgagaagtTGTCTCGGGGAGACTTTTTGgacgtttttcctaatttcacgtttTAGCTTccaattaattagttaaattagttacttgtagttatatttatattatgcaattaatttgaatagattcgggccatttggagtcagatacttgtggcaagaacgtgatatcgagttgatttgagcggttcgagataagtggcttgcctaaccttgtgttggggactttccccttatgatgtttgatattaattgatgtgtgggcgccgtgtacgtgaggtgaaggGTACGTACAcatgctattattgcaaaatcccatttttcttttctaaatcataaactgttttcccttattaaattgcactaatacgtttaattgtttagcttagattagagaagcatacttatatgttttaactgcctatttgacattctgtgtgccatgcttagttaagtccctactttccttatctgtgttcagtataaactgtataactcgatgccatacctgttatttcatcttgcgttgcatatttaaattgggactacggacgtatttcgggagatcccccgtcttgcatatttaaattgggactacagacgtattccgggagatccccatgtcttgcatatttactttgggattacagacgtattttgggagatcccccagcactgcatatttacttttggactacagacgtattccggaagatccctcatgtactgcatattcattcggaaagacgggacggtatcccgggagatttcccattgtgtttaccttgttctgagccgagggctcccttaactgttaaattttcaaaaatttcgttAACTGTGTTatataaattttacttatatcttttactgtttaatttattatatttactccggtagggccttgacctgtcctcgtcactactcgaccgaggttaggcttggcacttattgggtaccattgtggagTACTCATACCCTTTCATGtacatgttttcatgtgcagatccaggtgcgagctatgaGCCTCAGGATTAGTGTGTGCTGCTGATTCtatgagacttcaaggtacttctgcttgtgtccgcagatcctcggagtctccttctactccctcgcctagagataTTCCTTATTATCTTCAGAATTTTGTATAGAGCTATATAGATTATAGcggcttgtgacttagtgatattccgggtcttgggaaaattattttgtatatgccgagtggtactacttttggttattcacaatatgctgtttatctttaaaaatgttgtgttttgttttttatttttcgtaatattaggcttacctagtcgtaaagactaggtgccgtcacgacaccttatggagggttaatttgggtcgtgataactttttagaataaaaatgTAAATCGAAGTTATATTATCCGGAATTGGTTCCGATAaaatttaatgaagttatacaattaatatggattgatttgagctgtccggaggtcaattcaagcaagaaggctatttttgaaTATCGACATAAATTCAAataggtaagtatcttgcctaaccttgtgtggggattTCCCCTTAGACATTGactcttatgtggaaattgtgtgattaaaaattatgtacgcgaggtgacgagcacgtacttggtttatatgtgcaaattatatcggttaaaattcgtagacacatttatgtattaaattgaatttatttttggaACTTACtaaatcccttatttgtcatgcctcattccttgtttgccaaggctgtttttatatgataatttggtgatTGCCACTTGACCTTTATAtgaactctgtgtttgtttgagatgccatttttatgaaaaatactttcattattgattttatctatagataatataaatgaaaaatttagttaataagatgaataaatcaatttattttctaaagttgtgatttaaaagaggtgttgttccttgatgaattacctttaagttcatgttgttgaaaacttggtattgaattataaaggcattgaatcatattgaggcaaattGCCAAATTGTGAActattattcggttgagttgttcactcccgaatgTTTTGTTTAGAATTTGTGTACATCATGGTCGATccgtgggctccttattgtggaaaataatattatttttgatttatgtggtaagttgtaatatttgagcacttgaggtgcaaattgtgatatgttgtgatatttgagcacttgtagTGCAATTTGTGAATgatgtgatatttgagcacttgaggtgcaaattgtgatatgttg
This DNA window, taken from Nicotiana tabacum cultivar K326 chromosome 4, ASM71507v2, whole genome shotgun sequence, encodes the following:
- the LOC107830619 gene encoding acid phosphatase 1, with product MRAFFFFLLISMAAVAAKASIPNQIHPLRPTAGSAGRHVPQINCLSWRLAVETNNIQNWKLVPLQCESYVGHYMLGKQYRDDCNAVVVAAIQYAKTLKIAKDGKDVWVFDIDETTLSNLPYYARSDVAFGATKFNGTKFDEWTREGKAPAVPGALFLYRTLLAMGIKPVFITGTKEEFRQVRIANLKKVGYHSWVKLILKGVNDTGSSVMYKSGKRAELVKAGYRIVGNIGDQWSDLLGDFVGDRTFKLPDPMYYIG